The genomic region CTTCGAGACGACGGGTGCCGCGCCGGTGCCGGTGCCGCCGCCCATGCCCGCGGTGACGAACACGAGGTCGGCGTCGCCAAGCACCTCCTCGATCGTGCCCGTGGCCATCTCGGTGGCGCGCTCGCCCATCTCGGGGTCGCCGCCCGCGCCGAGCCCCTGCGTGAGCGACTTGCCCACGAGGATCTTCGTGTCGGCCTCGATCATCTGGAGGTGCTGTTTGTCGGTGTTGATCGCGACCGTGTCGGCGCCATCGACGCCGATGTTGTACAGCCGGTTGACGGTGTTGTTGCCGGCACCGCCACAGCCGACGATCACTATACGGGGGTCGCCGAACTCGTCGGCCTCGCCGAGTTCGCGTTTCCGTTCCTGTTCTGCTTCGGCGTTGTCGAGCGCGTCGCGGACGATGTCCTGCATCGTCACACCTTCGCCCACGTGCGTTCGGTGCCTTGAGCGTCCTGGCTCACGCCCCGTTCGTTGAGCATCTCCCGTACCGCGGCGCGAATCGCCTCGCTGCGGTTGGGGAACTGCCCCGTTTCGACCATCCGTTCGACCTCTTCTATCTGTTGTTCGGGAATTCGCAGTGTCACACGTTCCATGATGTCTTCCCCTGGCGTAAGACGAGGACCGTATCGCGGCCATTCTGTCTTACAGGATAGCCAAACCCGCCCCATCCGTGGCGAGTTGGGTGGCTAGCGTGTAAGACGTGTCTTACATAACCATAGCGTACTGCCGCGAACTATTAAAACTACCGGCCGAGCTACAACTCAACGGTCGAGGACGTCGGCGGCTGGCGTCCGACGCCCACAGCTCGGGCAGAACGCCCAGTCGGTTCGCAGTTCGACGCCACACTCACAGAGCGCGGGGGTATCGGCCTTCTCGCCGCAGTTCGGACAGTAGACGTGGTCGTCGTCGACGGTCTCGCCACACTGGACGCAGTGGTGCTCGGGCGGCGGATCCGAAGGGGCCTGCTCGACCGTTTGCGGCGTTTGCGCCGGTCCGTCGTCGTGTCGTATACGGTCGTCCTCGACCGTCACGGTGACGTTTACGTCGGTTGCGAGGCGATCGTCGAGGCGGTCGGCGATCCGGCGGTCGATCCGGTCGGTGATGAGCGTATCGAGCGAGTCCTCCCCGGGGGAGTCCGCGGGGGCGGACCCGAGGTACGCGCGGAGCGCCTCGCGCATGACCTCGCTCTTCGAGGCGTCCATCGCCTCGATGCGTGCGACGAGGTCGTCGTCCGCGCGGAAGGTGATCTTGCTCATCGAACTAGGTGTTCATAGCGAGCCGGGATATATGAACGTTTAGGATCGTGTCTGACGCTCGTCTCCCGCTGGGGCGTCCGGCGAGGAGTCCCGTGAATAACAACGTTTAAGTCCGAAAACGCACGACCTGTAGGTGTCGCCGCTCTTAGCTCAGCCTGGTAGAGCAGCCGACTGTAGATCGGCTTGTCCCCCGTTCGAATCGGGGAGAGCGGACTTCTGTAGACTCGCTCGGCGAGCGAAGCGGCCC from Halalkalicoccus sp. NIPERK01 harbors:
- a CDS encoding zinc ribbon domain-containing protein, which translates into the protein MSKITFRADDDLVARIEAMDASKSEVMREALRAYLGSAPADSPGEDSLDTLITDRIDRRIADRLDDRLATDVNVTVTVEDDRIRHDDGPAQTPQTVEQAPSDPPPEHHCVQCGETVDDDHVYCPNCGEKADTPALCECGVELRTDWAFCPSCGRRTPAADVLDR
- a CDS encoding ribbon-helix-helix domain-containing protein produces the protein MERVTLRIPEQQIEEVERMVETGQFPNRSEAIRAAVREMLNERGVSQDAQGTERTWAKV